One Equus quagga isolate Etosha38 chromosome 5, UCLA_HA_Equagga_1.0, whole genome shotgun sequence genomic window carries:
- the DHRS3 gene encoding short-chain dehydrogenase/reductase 3 isoform X2 codes for MSCLSLGQLGSRKRNGGRAPAQIVLWGRTEKCLKETTEEIRQMGTECHYFICDVGNREEVYQTAKAVREKVGDITILVNNAAVVHGKSLMDSDDDALLKSQHINTLGQFWTTKAFLPRMLELQNGHIVCLNSVLALSAIPGAIDYCTSKASAFAFMESLTLGLLDCPGVSATTVLPFHTSTEMFQGMRVRFPNLFPPLKPETVARRTVEAVQLNQALLLLPWTMHALVILKSILPQAALEEIHKFSGTYTCMNTFKGRT; via the exons ATGTCCTGCCTGTCGCTCGGGCAGCTCGGCAGCAGGAAGAGGAATGGAGGACGGGCTCCAGCCCAA ATTGTTCTTTGGGGCCGGACTGAGAAATGCCTGAAGGAGACAACAGAGGAGATTCGGCAGATGGGCACCGAGTGCCACTACTTCATCTGTGACGTGGGCAACCGGGAGGAGGTGTACCAGACGGCCAAAGCTGTCCGGGAGAAG GTGGGCGACATCACCATCCTGGTGAACAACGCCGCCGTGGTCCATGGGAAGAGCCTGATGGACAGCGACGATGATGCCCTCCTGAAGTCCCAGCATATCAACACCCTGGGCCAGTTCTGG ACCACCAAGGCCTTCCTCCCGCGCATGCTGGAGCTGCAGAATGGCCACATCGTGTGTCTCAATTCCGTGCTGGCGCTGTCCGCCATCCCCGGCGCCATCGACTACTGCACGTCCAAAGCTTCGGCCTTCGCCTTCATGGAGAGCCTGACCCTGGGCCTGCTGGACTGTCCGGGCGTCAGCGCCACCACCGTGCTGCCCTTCCACACCAGCACTGAGATGTTCCAGGGCATGAGGGTCAG GTTCCCCAACCTCTTCCCCCCGCTGAAGCCGGAGACGGTGGCGCGGAGAACGGTGGAAGCCGTGCAGCTCAACCaggccctcctcctgctcccgtGGACCATGCACGCCCTTGTCATCTTGAAGAG CATACTCCCACAGGCTGCCCTCGAGGAGATCCACAAATTCTCAGGAACCTACACCTGCATGAACACTTTCAAAGGGCGGACATAA